A segment of the Patescibacteria group bacterium genome:
AAAGGAATCGCCGCAGCCGCCTCCGCTTTTCGCTCGGCTCGTCATTCGGCAAACCTCGCTTTTTTAAAATTTGTGTTGTTTTTTTATTTTCTGTGGTAAGATATATAATACACTAGTTAAAATGTTAAAAATATATCTTTAATAAACTAAGGAAAATATGAAAAATCAAACTATCAATCAAAAAGGTTTCGCGCCGATTGTGATAATTTTAATAGTTATTGGCGCTTTGGCCCTTGGCGGAGCTTCTTATTATGTGATTAAAAAAATCTCTCCCCAGCCAGCGCAAAAAACCGAGCAACCAACAACTACTCAACCTTCTCCCGAAAAACCATCATATCAAGAGCCAGAACCAATGCCAGCTCCCCGGACAGTACAACAATCTGTTAGATTTGATCTGCCGGCAGAAACTCCTTTGAACAATGAAAATCTAAAACTTTCTTCTTTTTACGGAGCGATTGATGTAAGCGGTCAGGATATCAAATCTCACAAGATTCTTTCTGTAAAAATCACTGATAGCAAGAAGGGGCAATTATTAATGCTTTCAAAAGAGTTAGATGCTGAAAAAATGAAATATAATTTACCGGTTTATATTGAAAAAACTGATGGAGTTTACATTATTAATATAACGTCAATCGCCAAGGGTTTTGTGTGGATGAATCCGTTAATGATGTTTCAAGACAAATCAATAAAACCCTTACTTTTGAATAAAATCTCAAAAGATAATATGTTCACTAAAACGATCTATTTCGAACTGGAATACCTTCTTAAAACAAAGCCAGAAGAAGTAGGAGGCGATTTTCAGGGCGAACGCGGAGATCGTTTAATTAAACTTATTACAAAAGTAATTGAAAATAACTTAAAGAGTAAAACCGAAGAAACAAAAATTCCTTTAACTTATTATGATTGTCAAGAATCAAATACTTGTTTAGCTGAAAAAGCCAGAAATTGCGAATTAGCCAAAGGTAGAATAAAAAATACTATGGGCACTACCGAACATATAATCAATGGCAAAGAAAATGATAAATGTTTATATTCAAGTAAAATTTTAGAAAGTAATTTTGGATTTACTGGTTTAGAAATTCAATGCAAGCTTCGGCCAGATATATTAGAAAAGTTTTTTACAGATATTTCTGCCATCGATAAAGAAACGGTCATCAACAATTGCACTGGTTCTTATGTCGATTTTATAAAACAGAACAGATAATAGTAGAATTTAAATTTAAAAAATGACTTTATTTCTTCAGGAGAAACTTCACCCAAGAGCTAAATATTTATTTGCCTTTAGGTCGTTTATATATTGGGCTATGATTTCAATTGCAATCTGTGCTTTTGTTTTCTTAATAATTCAAATGGTTTTGCCTAAAAAAGAGATAGTTTTTTCTCACGGCAGTAAAGCGGAATATGGATATTTTAATGAGTATGATTTTACCAAAACGGAACTTGCATTTATTTTTGGTTCTCCGGTATTATTTTTCGCAATAATATTAAGCTTACTTTGGGGGTGGTGGGTTTATCGAAATTATTCTTTTGAATTGAAGGAGGATTCTTTGGAAGTTCAATATGG
Coding sequences within it:
- a CDS encoding PH domain-containing protein; amino-acid sequence: MTLFLQEKLHPRAKYLFAFRSFIYWAMISIAICAFVFLIIQMVLPKKEIVFSHGSKAEYGYFNEYDFTKTELAFIFGSPVLFFAIILSLLWGWWVYRNYSFELKEDSLEVQYGIIWKKHNSIPYQKIQNTEIKRGIAERLTGLATLCIETAGYGKQEKVERLKGSLMNATYHSACLAAEASVPGLLPKEAFDFQEKILVQSHQPRGRD